The Pyrus communis chromosome 9, drPyrComm1.1, whole genome shotgun sequence genome has a segment encoding these proteins:
- the LOC137745186 gene encoding endochitinase A-like: MEVTLESRARERSFGKVVNANDRDEELALFLEMRRRDKEKSTGFLLLPPSKNADELDAIAAAAPPESDNRGGAAVSRTVGAPPRKSRVDEFLNSENEKSDYDWLLTPPATPLFPSLDMEVQKTRTNQTEVTNDRVSAPKSRLANNQIESASRNNITSKQPTLPSGLNSSSTGNRRPSTPRGSGAATRRSTTPTGRPTTPTGRSTLPSSTKPSRSSTPNSRATSSSAKLAAPSVRSSTPRSTPRSSTPTSRPSAPTSKSTSRSATPTRQLSSSSASAISAPPGRSSSASKLRPTSSKTPVSSCGSSPTVKPRPSKSSKIPGFSHDAPPNLRTSLPQRPASASRDRPGAPSVKTSSVVAGCNGKPRQQSCSPSRARASNLSTAASGNSHRVISRASAHDNDDVNPVLMGTQMVERVVNSRRLAPPKQYDHYNTLKGSAGKPSSSESSGFGRNLSKKSFDMAMRHMDIKRSMAGNLRPVLTNVPASSGYSVRTKPTKSNTIGAMDSPLATCSNASSEPSVNNIPVSLEGCEVEDIDLGSERGNSSPASHRGR; this comes from the exons ATGGAAGTTACATTGGAGTCGAGGGCGCGAGAACGGAGCTTCGGGAAGGTGGTGAACGCGAACGACAGAGACGAAGAGCTCGCTTTGTTTCTCGAGATGCGGAGGCGCGACAAGGAGAAAAGTACcggctttcttcttcttcctccgagCAAGAACGCCGATGAGCTCGACGCTATTGCCGCCGCTGCTCCTCCGG AATCTGATAACCGCGGAGGCGCGGCGGTTTCTAGGACTGTTGGGGCGCCGCCGCGGAAGAGCCGGGTGGATGAGTTTTTGAATTCGGAGAATGAGAAGTCTGATTACGATTG GCTTCTTACTCCACCGGCTACTCCACTTTTTCCGTCCTTGGATATGGAAGTGCAGAAAACAAGAACGAATCAGACTGAGGTTACTAATGACCGTGTATCCGCTCCAAAATCTCGG CTAGCAAACAACCAGATAGAATCTGCTTCAAGGAACAATATAACATCTAAGCAGCCAACATTGCCGTCTGGACTGAACTCTTCCAGTACTGGTAACAGAAGGCCCTCAACACCCAGAGGGTCAGGAGCTGCTACTCGTAGGTCTACAACTCCAACTGGACGGCCCACAACACCAACTGGGCGGTCCACATTACCTTCATCAACCAAGCCCTCACGATCCTCCACCCCAAATTCACGAGCCACCTCATCATCCGCAAAGCTTGCGGCTCCTTCAGTGAGATCTTCAACTCCTCGGTCCACCCCTCGCTCTTCTACACCAACTAGCAGACCTTCTGCACCAACTTCCAAGTCAACATCAAGATCAGCAACACCAACCCGTCAACTAAGTTCATCAAGTGCATCTGCCATATCTGCCCCTCCTGGTCGATCTTCTTCAGCATCAAAGTTGCGTCCCACAAGTTCAAAAACTCCCGTTTCATCATGTGGAAGTTCTCCAACAGTAAAACCAAGGCCCTCAAAATCCTCTAAGATTCCTGGGTTTTCACATGATGCTCCGCCAAATTTAAGAACTTCATTGCCACAAAGGCCGGCTTCAGCCTCTAGGGATAGGCCTGGAGCGCCAAGTGTTAAAACATCTTCTGTTGTGGCTGGTTGCAACGGAAAACCAAGACAGCAATCGTGTTCACCTTCTAGAGCACGGGCTTCAAATCTTAGTACCGCCGCCAGTGGGAACTCTCATCGAGTCATAAGCAGAGCATCTGCCCATGACAATGATGATGTGAACCCTGTACTTATGGGAACACAAATGGTTGAGAGAGTAGTAAACTCGAGGAGATTGGCACCACCTAAGCAATATGACCATTACAATACTCTTAAGGGTTCTGCTGGGAAGCCTTCATCCTCTGAAAGCTCAGGCTTTGGAAGAAATCTTTCTAAAAAGTCCTTTGATATGGCTATGAGGCACATG GATATAAAGCGAAGCATGGCAGGCAATCTACGGCCAGTTCTGACAAATGTTCCAGCCTCCTCTGGGTATAGCGTCAGAACGAAACCAACAAAAAGCAATACAATTGGTGCTATGGACTCTCCTCTTGCCACATGCAGCAATGCTAGCTCCGAACCAAGTGTCAACAACATTCCTGTTAGTTTAGAGGGGTGTGAAGTTGAAGATATTGATCTTGGAAGTGAGAGAGGAAATTCCTCTCCTGCAAGCCATCGAGGTAGGTGA